A single window of Eucalyptus grandis isolate ANBG69807.140 chromosome 1, ASM1654582v1, whole genome shotgun sequence DNA harbors:
- the LOC104457191 gene encoding LOW QUALITY PROTEIN: acetolactate synthase small subunit 1, chloroplastic (The sequence of the model RefSeq protein was modified relative to this genomic sequence to represent the inferred CDS: deleted 1 base in 1 codon) — protein MAHRPAALLQQFLRLLLQWRPSRSAPRPSAAAALSRPPRSSAAAASSGSPSPCRPARRLAAGAGSWRWRRPRGSVDKPIAADNNGPLPVSNGSPVARPKVRRHTISVFVGDESGMINRIAGVFARRGYNIESLAVGLNKDRALFTIVVSGTERVLQQVMEQLQKLVNVLKVEDLSKEPQVERELMLIKVGANPEHRAEIMYLVDIFRAKIVDISEHSVTIEVTGDPGKMVAVQRNLSKFGIREIARTGKIALRREKMGASAPFWRFSAASYPDLEGTPVDSVIAGARDRTVSGETAAYVGGDVYPVEPTDGFSFNQVLDAHWGVLNDEDTSGLRSHTLSMIVNDAPGVLNIITGVFSRRGYNIQSLAVGHSEVEGLSRITTVVPGTDESISKLVQQLYKLVDLHEVKDLTHIPFAERELMLIKIAVNAAARRDVLDIASIFRAKAVDVSDHTITLELTGDLDKMVALQRLLEPYGICEVARTGRIALVRESGVDSKHLRGYAFPV, from the exons ATGGCTCATCG CCCGGCGGCGCTTCTTCAGCAATTCCTTCGTCTCCTCCTCCAATGGCGGCCGTCTCGTTCCGCCCCGCGCCCATCCGCCGCGGCAGCTCTTTCCCGGCCGCCTCGaagctcggcggcggcggcgtcttCCGGAAGCCCCTCGCCGTGCCGGCCGGCGCGTCGTCTCGCTGCTGGCGCAGGCAGCTGGCGGTGGCGGCGTCCGCGGGGGAGCGTCGACAAACCAATCGCCGCCGATAACAACGGCCCGTTGCCCGTCTCCAACGGTTCTCCCGTCGCTCGACCCAA GGTCAGGAGGCATACGATTTCCGTGTTTGTTGGTGATGAAAGTGGTATGATAAATCGGATTGCGGGAGTCTTTGCGAGGCGGGGATATAATATCGAGTCCCTCGCTGTTGGTCTGAACAAGGACCGGGCCCTCTTCACCATAGTCGTTTCGGGAACTGAAAGGGTCTTGCAGCAAGTTATGGAGCAGCTTCAGAAGCTTGTGAATGTGTTGAAG GTTGAAGATTTATCTAAGGAACCCCAGGTTGAGCGTGAATTAATGCTCATAAAAGTCGGTGCCAATCCTGAACATCGTGCTGAG ATTATGTATTTGGTGGACATCTTTAGAGCAAAGATTGTGGATATTTCAGAGCACTCCGTAACAATTGAG GTAACTGGAGATCCAGGAAAGATGGTGGCGGTGCAA AGAAACTTAAGCAAGTTTGGCATCAGGGAAATTGCAAGAACTGGAAAG attGCTCTTAGAAGGGAAAAAATGGGCGCATCTGCTCCATTCTGGCGATTTTCAGCTGCTTCCTATCCAGATTTGGAAGGAACCCCCGTTGATTCTGTAATTGCGGGTGCTAGAGATAGAACAGTTTCTGGTGAAACTGCTGCATATGTTGGG GGAGATGTTTACCCAGTGGAGCCAACTGACGGTTTCAGTTTCAATCAAGTGCTTGATGCTCACTGGGGTGTTCTCAATGATGAAGAT ACGAGTGGACTTCGGTCACACACTCTATCAATGATTGTTAATGATGCTCCTGGAGTTCTGAATATCATTACAGGTGTCTTTTCAAGAAGGGGATATAACATTCAG AGTTTAGCTGTGGGACATTCAGAAGTGGAAGGACTCTCTCGCATTACAACTGTGGTTCCTGGTACTGATGAATCAATCAGCAAGTTGGTACAGCAACTTTATAAGCTGGTAGATCTCCATGAG GTTAAGGATTTGACTCACATACCATTTGCTGAACGGGAGTTGATGCTGATAAAGATTGCTGTAAATGCTGCTGCTCGGAGAGATGTCCTTGATATTGCCAGCATTTTCAGGGCAAAGGCCGTTGATGTGTCTGACCACACAATTACTCTTGAG CTTACGGGAGATCTGGATAAGATGGTTGCACTGCAGAGGCTGTTGGAACCATATGGCATTTGTGAG GTGGCACGAACTGGCAGAATAGCACTAGTACGTGAGTCGGGCGTTGATTCTAAGCACCTGCGTGGATATGCTTTTCCAGTGTGA
- the LOC120292812 gene encoding 2-alkenal reductase (NADP(+)-dependent)-like, whose amino-acid sequence MAGENEEAVRDKQVILRDYVSGFPKDTNVEVRESTMKLRLLEGSNGFLVKNLYLSCDPYIKFRMTKPDVPDYVQAFRPGSLITGYGVARVLESGHPDFKKGDLLWGLTGWEEYTLITAPETCFKIEHTNVPLSYYTGLLGMTGMAGFFEVCSPKKGETVFISAASGAVGQLVGQFAKLFGCYVVGSAGSKEKVDLLKNKFGFDDAFNYKEELDLDAALKRIYFENVGGKMLDAVLLSMKLHGRIAVCGMISQYNLEQPEGIHNLTNFILKRIRMEGFVVSDYYHLYPKFLETVLPQFKEGKIVYVEDIAECLENAPTALIGLFSGRNVGKQVVVVSHE is encoded by the exons ATGGCGGGCGAGAATGAGGAGGCAGTGAGGGACAAGCAAGTGATATTGAGGGACTACGTGAGTGGTTTCCCCAAGGATACGAACGTGGAGGTGCGTGAGTCGACCATGAAGTTGCGTCTCCTGGAGGGCTCGAACGGCTTTCTCGTGAAAAATCTCTACTTGTCCTGCGACCCTTACATAAAGTTCCGCATGACGAAGCCCGACGTCCCGGATTATGTCCAAGCCTTCAGACCCGGTTCG CTTATCACTGGATATGGAGTAGCTAGAGTTTTGGAATCCGGGCATCCAGACTTCAAGAAAGGcgacttgctttggggtttaaCCGGATGGGAGGAGTATACGCTAATTACTGCACCAGAGACTTGCTTCAAGATTGAACACACCAATGTTCCTCTGTCTTACTACACTGGCCTTTTGG GTATGACTGGCATGGCCGGTTTTTTCGAAGTATGCTCTCCTAAGAAAGGAGAGACAGTTTTCATATCAGCAGCATCGGGAGCTGTTGGTCAGCTTGTTGGCCAGTTTGCAAAGTTGTTCGGTTGTTATGTTGTTGGCAGCGCTGGTAGCAAGGAGAAG GTTGATTTGCTGAAGAACAAGTTTGGATTCGATGATGCTTTCAACTACAAGGAGGAACTGGATCTGGATGCAGCACTGAAAAG GATCTACTTCGAAAACGTTGGCGGAAAGATGCTCGATGCGGTGCTGCTCAGCATGAAACTTCATGGCCGAATCGCGGTTTGTGGAATGATCTCACAGTACAATCTTGAGCAGCCCGAAGGCATACacaacttgacaaattttatccTGAAGCGGATTCGGATGGAAGGTTTCGTGGTATCTGATTACTATCATCTCTACCCAAAGTTCCTGGAGACGGTATTGCCTCAGTTCAAAGAGGGGAAGATTGTGTATGTGGAAGACATTGCCGAAT GTCTCGAGAATGCTCCGACAGCTCTCATCGGGCTGTTCTCCGGCCGCAATGTCGGGAAACAAGTGGTGGTGGTTTCTCACGAATGA
- the LOC104428043 gene encoding 2-alkenal reductase (NADP(+)-dependent), whose translation MASEDGEVVKNMQVIFRDYVSGFPKETDMEVRESTMKLRLPEGSNGLLVKNLYLSCDPYMRTRMAKLDIPGYVDSFKPGSPITGYGVAGVLESGHPNFKKGDLLWGFTGWEEYSLITAPEACFKIEHTDVPLSYYTGLLGMAGMAAYAGFFKVCSPKKGETVFISAASGAVGQLVGQFAKLFGCYVVGSAGSKEKVDLLKNKFGFDDAFNYKEEPDLDAALKRCFPEGIDIYFENVGGKMLDAVLLNMKLRGRIALCGLISQYNLEQPEGVYNLMNLILKQVRMEGFLVFDYYHLYPKFLEMVLPQIKEGKIVYVEDTTEGLENAPAALIGLFSGRNVGKQVVVVSHE comes from the exons ATGGCGAGTGAGGATGGGGAGGTAGTGAAGAACATGCAAGTGATATTCAGGGACTACGTGAGCGGTTTCCCCAAGGAGACGGACATGGAGGTGCGGGAATCGACCATGAAGTTGCGTCTCCCGGAAGGGTCGAACGGCCTCCTCGTGAAGAATCTCTACTTGTCCTGCGACCCTTACATGAGGACCCGCATGGCGAAGCTCGACATCCCGGGTTATGTTGATTCCTTCAAACCTGGTTCG CCTATCACTGGATATGGAGTAGCTGGAGTTTTGGAATCTGGGCATCCAAACTTCAAGAAAGGcgacttgctttggggtttcaCTGGATGGGAGGAGTATAGTCTAATTACTGCACCAGAGGCTTGCTTTAAGATTGAACACACCGATGTTCCTTTGTCTTACTACACTGGCCTTTTGG GTATGGCTGGCATGGCAGCTTATGccgggtttttcaaggtatgcTCTCCTAAGAAAGGAGAGACTGTTTTCATATCGGCAGCATCAGGAGCCGTCGGTCAGCTCGTTGGCCAGTTTGCAAAGTTGTTTGGTTGTTATGTTGTTGGCAGCGCTGGTAGCAAAGAGAAG GTTGATTTGCTGAAGAACAAGTTTGGATTCGATGATGCTTTCAACTACAAGGAGGAACCGGATCTGGATGCAGCACTGAAAAG ATGCTTCCCCGAGGGTATCGATATCTACTTTGAAAATGTTGGCGGAAAGATGCTCGACGCAGTACTGCTCAACATGAAACTTCGTGGCCGAATCGCACTATGTGGACTGATCTCACAGTACAATCTCGAGCAGCCCGAAGGCGTATACAACTTGATGAACCTCATTCTGAAGCAGGTTAGAATGGAAGGTTTCTTGGTGTTCGATTACTATCATCTCTATCCAAAGTTCCTGGAGATGGTATTGCCTCAGATCAAAGAGGGGAAGATTGTTTATGTGGAAGACACTACCGAAGGTCTCGAGAATGCTCCGGCAGCTCTCATCGGGCTATTCTCCGGCCGCAATGTCGGGAAACAAGTGGTGGTGGTTTCTCACGAATGA